The following coding sequences lie in one Primulina huaijiensis isolate GDHJ02 chromosome 2, ASM1229523v2, whole genome shotgun sequence genomic window:
- the LOC140959408 gene encoding probable magnesium transporter NIPA2 isoform X2, protein MITMIVGEGANFIAYAYAPAILVTPLGALSIIFSAVLAHFILDEKLHPFGVVGCILCLVGSVAIVLHAPLEKDIESVKQVWHLATEPGFVIYTCTVLSLAAILIFWFVPRYGQTHMVVYIGICSLTGSLTVMGVKAVGIALKLSFSGSNQFIFFETWFFTIYVIIFCIMQLNYLNKALDIFNTAVVSPVYYVMFTTLTILASMIMFKEWDSQTASQIVTELCGFVTILCGTFLLHKTKDMGGSPMVSSPVFHPSNRELSSRHSDI, encoded by the exons ATGATTACTA tgatCGTTGGGGAGGGTGCAAACTTTATCGCATACGCATATGCTCCGGCTATTCTGGTTACTCCCTTGGGAGCTTTAAGTATCATATTCAG TGCAGTGTTAGCTCATTTtatattggatgaaaaattacACCCGTTCGGTGTTGTTGGTTGTATTCTGTGTTTGGTGGGATCTGTCGCCATTGTTTTGCATGCCCCTTTAGAAAaggatatcgaatctgtcaagcAAGTATGGCATCTAGCTACAGAACCAG GTTTTGTTATCTACACCTGCACAGTGTTATCTCTCGCCGCCATTCTAATTTTTTGGTTTGTGCCTCGATACGGACAAACTCATATGGTTGTCTATATTGGAATCTGCTCTCTTACAGGATCTCTTACG GTTATGGGTGTTAAAGCAGTGGGAATTGCTTTGAAACTGTCATTTTCTGGATCCAATCAGTTTATATTCTTCGAGACTTGGTTTTTTACTATCTATGTCATCATTTTCTGCATTATGCAGCTGAACTATCTTAACAAG GCATTGGACATCTTTAACACAGCTGTTGTTTCCCCCGTGTATTACGTCATGTTTACAACCCTCACCATCTTAGCTAGTATGATAATGTTTAAG GAGTGGGATTCACAAACTGCTTCACAAATCGTCACAGAACTCTGTGGTTTTGTGACCATCCTGTGTGGAACTTTTCTCCTGCACAAAACAAAGGATATGGGAGGTAGCCCAATGGTGTCATCCCCTGTATTTCATCCTTCGAACCGAGAGTTAAGTTCGAGGCACAGCGACATTTGA
- the LOC140959408 gene encoding probable magnesium transporter NIPA1 isoform X1, with translation MVGISDNIRGLVLAISSSIFIGSSFIIKKKGLKKAGASGTRAGDGGHAYLKEPWWWVGMITMIVGEGANFIAYAYAPAILVTPLGALSIIFSAVLAHFILDEKLHPFGVVGCILCLVGSVAIVLHAPLEKDIESVKQVWHLATEPGFVIYTCTVLSLAAILIFWFVPRYGQTHMVVYIGICSLTGSLTVMGVKAVGIALKLSFSGSNQFIFFETWFFTIYVIIFCIMQLNYLNKALDIFNTAVVSPVYYVMFTTLTILASMIMFKEWDSQTASQIVTELCGFVTILCGTFLLHKTKDMGGSPMVSSPVFHPSNRELSSRHSDI, from the exons ATGGTGGGAATATCAGATAACATCAGGGGACTTGTCTTAGCCATTTCTTCGAGTATATTTATTGGGTCTAGTTTCATTATAAAGAAAAAGGGGCTTAAAAAGGCTGGGGCTTCCGGAACTCGAGCAG GTGATGGAGGCCACGCATATCTGAAGGAACCATGGTGGTGGGTGGGGATGATTACTA tgatCGTTGGGGAGGGTGCAAACTTTATCGCATACGCATATGCTCCGGCTATTCTGGTTACTCCCTTGGGAGCTTTAAGTATCATATTCAG TGCAGTGTTAGCTCATTTtatattggatgaaaaattacACCCGTTCGGTGTTGTTGGTTGTATTCTGTGTTTGGTGGGATCTGTCGCCATTGTTTTGCATGCCCCTTTAGAAAaggatatcgaatctgtcaagcAAGTATGGCATCTAGCTACAGAACCAG GTTTTGTTATCTACACCTGCACAGTGTTATCTCTCGCCGCCATTCTAATTTTTTGGTTTGTGCCTCGATACGGACAAACTCATATGGTTGTCTATATTGGAATCTGCTCTCTTACAGGATCTCTTACG GTTATGGGTGTTAAAGCAGTGGGAATTGCTTTGAAACTGTCATTTTCTGGATCCAATCAGTTTATATTCTTCGAGACTTGGTTTTTTACTATCTATGTCATCATTTTCTGCATTATGCAGCTGAACTATCTTAACAAG GCATTGGACATCTTTAACACAGCTGTTGTTTCCCCCGTGTATTACGTCATGTTTACAACCCTCACCATCTTAGCTAGTATGATAATGTTTAAG GAGTGGGATTCACAAACTGCTTCACAAATCGTCACAGAACTCTGTGGTTTTGTGACCATCCTGTGTGGAACTTTTCTCCTGCACAAAACAAAGGATATGGGAGGTAGCCCAATGGTGTCATCCCCTGTATTTCATCCTTCGAACCGAGAGTTAAGTTCGAGGCACAGCGACATTTGA
- the LOC140959419 gene encoding gamma conglutin 1-like: MDFIVPLKILILAIFFTSGLETTISRAPFKPNSLVLPLTKDGATNLHVAYIRKRNLRVSIPVIVDLNGRFLWVNCSRNYLSSSYNAPICHSTQCSKAGVHYCHKCTWKDFEPGCHNNTCAVIATNPVTQVNGLGELSQDVISIQSIAPDGSRVGQYADIPNFLFTCAPSSLLRGPLPRGVAGVAGLSHNQVSLPIQVATYFGFQPEFALCLSPYTERKGGIFFGNIPSSVRPKTLVYTPLTISEPGEYFIPVRSIQVNNKLITFRSTRGRVGFGGALVSTTTPYTSLERSIFKSVSESFADQLSGVPQVKAVPPFSLCFNANQMPPTRVGGIPDIDFVMQNRNVTWKVLGVDAIVHARPGVDCLAFVDAGMNPRTSVVIGANQMEGSNFLHFDLTRSRLGFVHSRFETPVNCTDFKYDSVELDAMGDD, from the coding sequence ATGGATTTCATAGTACCTCTCAAGATTCTGATCCTAGCCATCTTCTTCACTTCCGGTCTGGAGACGACGATATCCCGAGCCCCTTTCAAGCCCAATTCATTAGTTCTCCCTCTCACCAAGGACGGCGCAACAAACCTTCACGTGGCCTATATCCGAAAGAGAAACCTACGGGTCTCCATACCCGTAATTGTCGATCTGAATGGCAGATTCTTGTGGGTAAACTGCAGCAGAAACTACCTGTCTTCATCTTACAATGCTCCCATTTGTCACTCCACACAATGCTCTAAAGCTGGTGTACATTACTGCCATAAATGTACTTGGAAGGATTTCGAACCCGGTTGCCATAACAATACATGCGCCGTTATTGCAACAAATCCTGTGACACAAGTAAATGGACTTGGTGAACTTTCCCAAGATGTGATCTCAATCCAATCTATTGCACCAGATGGATCCAGAGTTGGCCAATATGCAGATATTCCTAATTTTCTCTTTACATGTGCGCCTTCGTCTCTTTTACGAGGGCCGCTCCCACGAGGAGTTGCAGGAGTAGCTGGACTTAGTCACAATCAAGTTTCACTTCCAATACAAGTTGCTACCTATTTCGGATTTCAACCCGAGTTCGCTTTGTGTCTGTCTCCTTATACAGAGAGAAAAGGAGGGATTTTCTTTGGCAACATCCCTTCTAGTGTAAGGCCAAAAACTCTGGTATACACACCATTAACAATCAGTGAACCAGGTGAGTACTTCATACCGGTCCGATCGATTCAGGTAAATAATAAACTCATCACTTTCAGGAGCACAAGAGGCAGAGTGGGGTTTGGAGGAGCATTAGTCAGTACAACAACACCTTACACGTCTCTCGAGCGCTCGATATTCAAAAGCGTATCCGAGTCATTCGCTGATCAGTTATCAGGGGTTCCTCAGGTAAAAGCAGTGCCGCCTTTCAGTCTATGCTTCAATGCGAATCAAATGCCACCAACACGAGTCGGAGGGATCCCGGATATCGACTTTGTCATGCAAAATCGAAACGTTACTTGGAAAGTTCTGGGAGTTGATGCAATTGTGCATGCTAGACCAGGGGTAGATTGCTTGGCTTTCGTCGATGCGGGGATGAATCCAAGAACATCGGTTGTCATCGGAGCGAATCAGATGGAGGGTTCCAACTTCCTACACTTCGATCTGACCAGATCTAGGCTGGGCTTTGTCCATTCACGTTTCGAAACTCCAGTGAATTGCACTGATTTTAAATATGACAGTGTTGAATTAGATGCAATGGGTGACGATTAA